The window GCACCCTCGGGGCACGGTGCGAGGAGGTTCCGGGCCTCGTCTTCCGTGAAGTCGTAGCTCCATGCGCCGAAGGGCGTCACCGGCACGCCGCCGCCGAGGCCGAAGAAGGGCATGCCACCGATCTCGACGCCCGTGCCGTGCAGGACATGAGCCGCCGGCCAGCCGTCGCACGCGTTGGAGAGTTCCTCGGCGGACTCGCCGTTTCCGGGTACGAGGACGGTGGGAGTTTCGATCGCGGCCAGGACTTCGATGATCGTGCCCAGGCCACGGCGCTTCACCGCGAAATCGCCGGCACCGACGACCGCGTCGAAGTTGGCCGCCCGCTCGACGATCGACGCGGCGGCCGCGAGATCGGTGTGCAGGTCGCTGAACAGCAGCAGACGCATGGCGAGTCTCTCCGTAGTTTGGGGGCATGCTTGAACCGAAACTGCTCATCTACGGCGCCACGGGATATACCGGGCGGCTCGCGGTCGCCGAGGCCGTTCGGGCCGGGCTGCGGCCCGTCGTCGCCGGGCGGGACCCGGAGAAGCTCGCCGCGCTGGCGTCATCGGGGGCTGCGGGGCACGGCCTGGAGACCCGGGCGTTCGGGCTGGACGACCCGGCCGCGCTTGCCGGCGCGCTGGAGGACGTTTCGGTCGTCCTTCATTGCGCGGGACCGTTCTCGCGCACGGCCCTCCCGATGTACGACGCCTGCCTCGCGACGGGCACGCACTATCTCGACATCACCGGAGAGGTCGATGTGTTCGAGGCGCTGGCCGCGCGCGGTGCGGCAGCCGCCGAGGCGGGCATCATGGTCATGCCGGGCGTCGGGTTCGACGTCGTCCCGAGCGACTGCCTCATCGCGGACCTCGCCATGCGGCATCCGGGCGGCCGCACCCTGAGGCTCGGCCTCGCGGCCCGCAGCGGCGCCTCCCGCGGCACCATGCGGACGGTCGCCCAGGCGATCGGGCAGTTCCGGATCCGGCGCGACGGTGCGATCGCGACCGTGCGACCCGGGCAACTCCGTTACGAGTTCGATTTCGGACCCCCGCCGGACGCCGCGCTCGTCGGGGTGCTGGGGGACGTGACGACGGCCTTCCATTCCACGGGAATACCGAACATCGAGACGTACCTGCAGGCAACCCGGAGCTTCACGCGCCTCACGCGGATCCTGCGTGGCTTCGGGCCGCTGCTGGCTGCGCGGACGGGACAGGCGCTACTGAACCGCCTGCTCGACCGCGGGCCGGAGGGGCCGACCGAATCGGCGCGCCGGACGGCGCACGCGATCCTGGTCGCGGAGATCGAAGACGCGGAGGGGAGGCGGGTGGCGGCGCGTGTGCGCACGCCGGATCCCTATGGCTTCACCGCGACGGTGGCCGTCGCCATCGCGGCGCGCGCGGTGGCCGGCGACTTCAAGGCGGGCTACCAGACCCCGTCTTCCGCTTACGGTGCCGACCTGTTGCGGGAGTTCGACGGAGTGACATGGGAAGTGCTCGACGGTGAGGGTCCCGCACGCGCGGGTGGGGATGAGCGACTGGTGCCATAATCCAGCGAACTCTCGAAACGGGGGTGCAGATTGTCAATCGAAATGACAATCTGCACCCCCGGATGCACCGTCAGGTGTTAAGCCACGGCGCGGTAGTCCTCGATCTCCCGAAACCCCAAGCCCCCCAACGCCTCCCGGATCTCGCGGCGGGCGCCGGGCGTGCCGACGGCGAGGAGCACGTACGGGCGGGCGGGCGCGGTGAACCCCGGGAGGTCCTCCGGGCGGAGGACGACGGCGCCGTGGATGTTCTGCCCGATCTTGCGCGGGTCCAGGTCCACGAACGCCTCCACCGGGCGGGCGCGACTCGCGGCGCCTCCCTGCTCGAGCCAGCCGCGCGCGAAGGCCTTGCCGACCTTGCCCGCGCCCCAGATGACGAGCGGCCGTCCAGCCGGTAGGCAGCCGGCCGAAAGGTGCGCGACCTTCAGACGCCGGAACGCACCGGGGCTGTAGCGGTCCGACTTCTCGGACAGCCTGTGCGGACCCAGGCGCCACTCGTGGAGGACCTGCGGCACGTTCGTCATGCGGCAGCCCGCAGCGGACAGCCGCAGGATGAGGTCGTAGTCCTCCGGTCCCGCGGTGTCGCGATAGCCGCCGACGGCCTCGAAGGCGTCGCGCCGAACCATCAGGGTGGGGTGGGCGATCGGACATTCGACGAACAGATCCCGCTCGACCGCGGCGGGTTCGGTGAGCCCGTTGATCCAGCGCTCGTAGCGGAGATAGCCCGAGCCGCGGCGGGGCCGGGGGAAGTAGCGGACGCCCGTGCCGCACGCGGCGATGCCGGGGCGCCGGGCCAGGAGGCGGAGTTGCGCGGCCAGCCGGTCGGGGTGCGCGACATCATCGGCGTCCATGCGGGCAAGGAGCGACGCCCGCGCCTCCCCGGACAACCGGCGAAGCGCCGCCACGATCCCCGAACCGTCGCGATCGAAGAGGCGGACGCGAGCGTCCCGTTCCGCCCACGCCCGGAGCAGCGTCCCGGTGCCGTCTCTCGAACCGTCGTCGAGCGCGAGCACCTCGAAGCGCGGCTCGGACTGGGCGGCGAGGCTCTCTATGCACGCGCCCAGGAACGGTTCGGCGTCGCGACACGGCAGAAGGATGGAGACGTGCGCCGTGCCCGCTCCGCTCACGCCGACCCCGCGCCGGCGACGACCGCATCGAGCCCGAGCCGCTCCGCCCGCGCACGGAGGAAGGCGCCCGTGAGCGAGGCCCCGGACTCCGCGATGACGTCCGGCGGACCCGCCGCCACGATGCGGCCTCCGTCTTCCGCGGGTCCGGGCCCCATGTCGATGACCCAGTCGGCTTCCGCGACGACGTCGAGGTTGTGTTCGACGACGACGACGGCGTGCCCCTCGCCCACGAGTTCGCGCAGCACCGCGACGAGCGTGCCGACCTCCGCCACCCCGAGGCCGACGGTCGGCTCGTCGAGGATGTACAGCCTGCGGCCCGCACCTCCCCGGCGCGCGAGTTCCCGGGCGATCTTGAGGCGCTGCGCCTCCCCCCCGGAGAGCGTCGTGGCCGGCTGGCCGAGCCGAAGGTACCCGAGACCCACCCGTTGCAGCTGCCACAGCCGGGCTCCGAGACGGTCGTGCCGGATGAAGAAGCGAATCGCCTCGTCCACGGTCATGTCGAGGGCGTCGCGGATCGAGCGGCCGCGAATCCCGATCTCGAGCACCTCGGGACGGTAGCGCGAGCCCCCGCACGCCTCGCAGGGCACGGAGACATCGGCCAGAAAGACCATCTCCACCGTCTCCTCCCCCGCGCCCTTGCAGCGCTCGCAGCGCCCGCCCGGACGATTGAAGGAGAAGTATCCCGCCTCGTACCCGCGGGAGCGGGCTTCCGGGAGGGCGGCGTATGCGTTCCTCAGCGCCGTGAAGGCTCCGATGTAGGTCGCCGGGTTCGAGCGCGGCGTGCGGCCGATCGGCCGCTGATCGACGAGCACGACGTCCTCCAGGAACTCCGCGCCTTCGAGCCGGTCCCAGGAGCCGGCGGGCTCGCCCAGATGCGGCTTGGCGGAGGAGCGGTCCGTGATCTCCCGTTCGAGGGCGTGGTACAGCACGCCGCGGATGAGCGTCGACTTCCCGGAACCGGAGACGCCGGTGACGAGCGTGAGCGACCCCAGCGGAATCGCCACATCCACACCCCGAACGTTGTGCAGGCGGGCGCCGCGCAGGACGAGTCGGGGACCGCCGCTCGACGGCGCCGCGCCCTGCCCGGCGGCGGTCGCCCGCCGCGCGAGGGCCTCTCCCGTGCCGGTCTCCGACGTGAGGAGGTCGTCCCAGCCGCCCTGGAACACGATCTCGCCGCCCTGCTCCCCGGCCCCGGGCCCCAGTTCGACGATGCGGTCGGCCCTCTCCAGCACCGTGGGCTCATGCTCGACGACGAGGACCGTGTTCCCGCGGTTCGCGAGCCGGTGGAGGACGCCGGTAAACGCATGAATATCATGCGAATGGAGGCCGATCGTGGGTTCGTCGAGGACGTAGAGCGTGCTGACGAGCCGGCTCCCGAGACAGCTCGCGAGGCGGATCCGCTGCATCTCCCCCCCGGAGAGGGATCGGGCCTGCCGGTCCAGCGTCAGATATCCGAGCCCGACCTCCTCGAGAAACGAGGTCCGGTGCTCGAGTTCGCGAAGGATCGTCGACGCGACCTCGCGCTGAAACGGGGTGAGGTCGAGTCCTCCCGCGAGCCAGCCGGAGATCTCCTTCACGGTCCACCGGGCGACCTCGGCGATGTGCCGCCCCCCCACGCGGACGTTCAGCGACTCCGGCTTCAGGCGGTAGCCTTCGCAGCCGGAACACAACTCGGGAAGCTGATACTGGCGCAGAAAGACGCGGATATACGCCTTGTACCGCTTCTTTTCCTTCGAGCGGAGAAAGGGGATGACGCCCCGGAAGCGTTCTCCGGCGTATCTTCCCCCGTTCAACAGGACGTCGCGGCCCTCGTCGGGAAGCGCCTCCCACGGGAGGGACGCGTCGAGTCCCGAGGCGGCGGCGAACTCTCTCAGGCGCGACCGCTCGCGCCGGTAACGGGGCTTCGACCATGGATCGAGCGCCCCTTCATCCAGCGAACGGCCCGGGTCGGGAACGATGAGCTGGGGAGAGTACTCGAGCACGGCCCCGAACCCCGTGCAGGTATCGCACGCGCCGGCGGGGCTGTTGAAGCTGAACAGCTGGGGGGTGGGCCGCGGAAACGCCAGGCCGCAGAGCCCGCAGCGATGGGCCTCTTCGAAATCGCGGCGCTCGGGCGCCCCGGCCCCGCGCCACCAGAGAAGCGCGACGGCGGCGCCTCTCCCCTCGGCGAAGGCCGCGGCCAGCGAATCCGCGATCCGTTCCCGGTCCTCCGCGCGGGATCCGACCCGGTCCACGATCACGAGCGCCTCGCGGGCGTCGGTCAACACCCGAACCTCGTCCCCTTCCCCTTCCTCCTCCTTCTTCAGATCGATGTCCGGCAGGTAGAGTTCGCGACCGTCGGCGAGGACGCGGACGTACCCCCGCGCCCTGAGGTTCTCCACCACCATCTCGGCGTCCGTGCGCTCTTCGCGGGGGATGGGGAAGGCGATGGCGAGCCGCGCCTCGGGACCGGCATCGAGGAGCGCGTCGGTGGCCGACGTCACGGTGTCCGGCACGACGGCACGCCCGCACTCCGGACACACGGTCGTCCCGACGCGCGCCCACAGAAGTCTCAGGTAGTCGTAGACCTCCGTGATCGTGCCGACGGTGGAGCGGCTCGACTGCACGCGGTTGCTCTGGTCGATGGCGACGGAGGGACTCACGCCCTCGACGAGATCGACGTCGGGCTTCGGCATCCGCTCGAGGAACTGCTTCGCGTAGGTGGAGAGCGACTCGATGTACCGCCGCTGTCCCTCGGCGTAGATCGTGTCGAAGGCGAGGCTGGATTTTCCCGAACCGGAGGGCCCCGTGAGGACGGTGAGGGCCCCACGCTCGATGTCGATGTCGATGCCCTTGAGGTTGTGCTGCCGGGCGCCTCGGACCCGGATCCGGTCGCTCATGGGAGCATGATGGCCGGCGCCGGCGGGGCGCGCCAACCTGATTGGACCGCGGGCGGCGAGTTCGTACTATGGGGCATGCAAGCGCCGGACGGTCCCCTCCAGGAAGAAGAAGCGCTCGGGAAGGCGTACGACGCCCGTCTCATGCGGCGTCTGCTCGCGTACCTGCGACCGTACCGGGGCAGGGTCGCGATCGCCGTGCTGATGCTCGTGGCGGCCTCGGGTCTCGCGCTCGTCGGCCCCTGGCTGACGATGGAGGTCATCGACCACGCG is drawn from Candidatus Palauibacter polyketidifaciens and contains these coding sequences:
- a CDS encoding metallophosphoesterase family protein, with translation MRLLLFSDLHTDLAAAASIVERAANFDAVVGAGDFAVKRRGLGTIIEVLAAIETPTVLVPGNGESAEELSNACDGWPAAHVLHGTGVEIGGMPFFGLGGGVPVTPFGAWSYDFTEDEARNLLAPCPEGAVLVSHSPPLGHADTAASGRHVGSTAVLETIERTRPRLVVCGHIHDSWGVRSRAGHTPVVNAGPGSVEWRL
- the uvrA gene encoding excinuclease ABC subunit UvrA, with the translated sequence MSDRIRVRGARQHNLKGIDIDIERGALTVLTGPSGSGKSSLAFDTIYAEGQRRYIESLSTYAKQFLERMPKPDVDLVEGVSPSVAIDQSNRVQSSRSTVGTITEVYDYLRLLWARVGTTVCPECGRAVVPDTVTSATDALLDAGPEARLAIAFPIPREERTDAEMVVENLRARGYVRVLADGRELYLPDIDLKKEEEGEGDEVRVLTDAREALVIVDRVGSRAEDRERIADSLAAAFAEGRGAAVALLWWRGAGAPERRDFEEAHRCGLCGLAFPRPTPQLFSFNSPAGACDTCTGFGAVLEYSPQLIVPDPGRSLDEGALDPWSKPRYRRERSRLREFAAASGLDASLPWEALPDEGRDVLLNGGRYAGERFRGVIPFLRSKEKKRYKAYIRVFLRQYQLPELCSGCEGYRLKPESLNVRVGGRHIAEVARWTVKEISGWLAGGLDLTPFQREVASTILRELEHRTSFLEEVGLGYLTLDRQARSLSGGEMQRIRLASCLGSRLVSTLYVLDEPTIGLHSHDIHAFTGVLHRLANRGNTVLVVEHEPTVLERADRIVELGPGAGEQGGEIVFQGGWDDLLTSETGTGEALARRATAAGQGAAPSSGGPRLVLRGARLHNVRGVDVAIPLGSLTLVTGVSGSGKSTLIRGVLYHALEREITDRSSAKPHLGEPAGSWDRLEGAEFLEDVVLVDQRPIGRTPRSNPATYIGAFTALRNAYAALPEARSRGYEAGYFSFNRPGGRCERCKGAGEETVEMVFLADVSVPCEACGGSRYRPEVLEIGIRGRSIRDALDMTVDEAIRFFIRHDRLGARLWQLQRVGLGYLRLGQPATTLSGGEAQRLKIARELARRGGAGRRLYILDEPTVGLGVAEVGTLVAVLRELVGEGHAVVVVEHNLDVVAEADWVIDMGPGPAEDGGRIVAAGPPDVIAESGASLTGAFLRARAERLGLDAVVAGAGSA
- a CDS encoding saccharopine dehydrogenase NADP-binding domain-containing protein, translated to MLEPKLLIYGATGYTGRLAVAEAVRAGLRPVVAGRDPEKLAALASSGAAGHGLETRAFGLDDPAALAGALEDVSVVLHCAGPFSRTALPMYDACLATGTHYLDITGEVDVFEALAARGAAAAEAGIMVMPGVGFDVVPSDCLIADLAMRHPGGRTLRLGLAARSGASRGTMRTVAQAIGQFRIRRDGAIATVRPGQLRYEFDFGPPPDAALVGVLGDVTTAFHSTGIPNIETYLQATRSFTRLTRILRGFGPLLAARTGQALLNRLLDRGPEGPTESARRTAHAILVAEIEDAEGRRVAARVRTPDPYGFTATVAVAIAARAVAGDFKAGYQTPSSAYGADLLREFDGVTWEVLDGEGPARAGGDERLVP
- a CDS encoding glycosyltransferase, with amino-acid sequence MSGAGTAHVSILLPCRDAEPFLGACIESLAAQSEPRFEVLALDDGSRDGTGTLLRAWAERDARVRLFDRDGSGIVAALRRLSGEARASLLARMDADDVAHPDRLAAQLRLLARRPGIAACGTGVRYFPRPRRGSGYLRYERWINGLTEPAAVERDLFVECPIAHPTLMVRRDAFEAVGGYRDTAGPEDYDLILRLSAAGCRMTNVPQVLHEWRLGPHRLSEKSDRYSPGAFRRLKVAHLSAGCLPAGRPLVIWGAGKVGKAFARGWLEQGGAASRARPVEAFVDLDPRKIGQNIHGAVVLRPEDLPGFTAPARPYVLLAVGTPGARREIREALGGLGFREIEDYRAVA